The Faecalibacterium sp. I3-3-33 DNA window TAGTTCAGCTTCAAGTCGCCGTCCTTGATCCAGCCCAGCTTGCGCTCCACCTCGCAGAACACCACGCTGAGCACGGCAGGCAGCACAAAGCACAGCAGTGCCATGGCAGCCCAATCCATGGGGGTGATGGCAGCCTTGGTGCCGGCGGCAATATCGCTGACCCAGCCGGTGTAAACGCCGATCTGACCCACCAGACCGCAGGTGCCCATGCCGGAGGACACCGCTGCGCCGTTCATCTCAAAGTGGAACAGGCAGGTAGCCAGCGGGCCGGTGATGGCACTGGCCAGCGTGGGGGCGATCCAGATGCGGGGGTTCTTGATGATGTTGCCCATCTGCAGCATACTGGTGCCCAGACCCTGACTGACAAGGCCGCCTACGCCGTTCTCCTTGTAGCTCATCACGGCAAAGCCCACCATCTGGGCGCAGCAGCCCGCCACGGCAGCGCCGCCCGCAAGGCCGGTCAGACCCAGTGCGGCGCAGATGGCGGCAGAGGAGATGGGCAGGGTCAGTGCCACGCCCACGATGACCGACACCAGAATGCCCATGACCAGCGGAGCCTGCTCGGTGGCCCACATAATAAGAGTGCCCACCTGACTTGCGGCTGCGCCGATGGGGGCGGCGATGAGCATGGAAAGCCCGACGCCCGCAAAGATGGTCACCAGCGGGGTGACAAGGATATCCACCTTGGTCTCCTTGCTCACAGCCTTGCCCAGCTCTGCTGCCACAATGGCAATGATGAGCACGGCCAGCGGGCCGCCTGCGCCGCCCAGCGCATTGGCCGAGTAGCCCACGGTGATCAGGCTGAACAGCACCAGCGGCGGGCAATGCAGTGCCCAGCCGATGGCGCAGGCCATGGCGGGGCCGCTCATAGCCGTGGCATAGCCGCCCAGATCCACCAGCAGTGCAAGACCGGTCTGCTGACCCACCGTCTTGATGATGGTGCCGATGAGCAGGCTGGCAAACAGGCCCTGCGCCATTGCGCCCAGTGCGTCAATGAGGTAACGCTGCGGAGAGATGACGATATCCTTCCGCGCCAAAAATTCTTTCAGCTTCGACATAAAACTTGCCTTTCTATCCAAAACAGATCGTTAAGGTTACGAACGTATGCCCTGTATCATACCATACACCTGTCAAGACAGCAAGAGGTTGCTGGAAAAAATGTGAAATTTCAGCTTTGTGCAATGTTCTGCCCTGCCGGAACGTATTCCATTTGGAACATTTTCCGACACACTGCCCCGGTGGAGAATTTGTGTAGAAGCCCGCTGTGCCGTTGACTGCTCCCCGCGTGCGGGTGTATACTAGAGGAAGCGTAAAGTTATCATCCGCCGTCCTTTTTATCCTGAACCCATGGGCGGCGTGGAATAAAAGCAGGCCCGCCCCGGGCAAGGGGCAAAGACCCGGGGCAGCGCAGTGCTGCACCACCGGGAGATTCGGAGGCAGAGACGACAGATGAAAAAACGATTTGACCGATCCGGCACAGCCCGCCGCAAGGCGGCGGCAGCCGTTGCAGCGCTGACCATGGCGCTGGTTCTGGCTGTGGGCGGCACAGGGGCAGCGACCCTGCTGTCTGCACAGCCGGAAACTTTGACCGTGGGCGCAGTCGTGCCCCATATTACCGCCGAGACGCCGCAGGCAAGCAGCCCGGCAGCGGCTGACCCTGCACCGGCCACCGAGAGCACAGCGGCCGCCGCCCCGGAGCAGGAAGCGGAAAGCACCGCGCAGCCGCAGCAGACTGCCCCCGCCCCGGAACAGACCGAAAAACCGGAAACCGCCGAAACCGCACCGGCTGAACCGGAAGAAGCCGCCGAAACGCCGGAAACACCGGCACAGCCCGCTGAGGATACCGCACTGGAAGAGGAGAACTCCCCTGCCATGCTGCTGGAAGAGACCCCGGAGCTGGCCGCACAGGACCCGCAGGCTCCCGCAGCGGACGGCACCGCCCAGAACGACACCGCCGCCCAGCACACCCCGGAGGACAGCGTACTGCTGACCCCGGAGCAGATCCAGCAGGCGCTGGATTCCGGCGCGCTGGAGGATGCCGAAGCGCAGTGCATCGACCTGACCGACGAAAACAGCTTTTTCCGGTGGCTGTTCAACTGGCTGTTCGGCATCAAGGACAAAGAAGAAGAGCCGGTGTACTCCGGCTGGCGCACCGAGAACGGCAAGACCTACTACTACGCGCAGGGCACCAACAAAAAGGTCACCGGTCTGCGCTCCATTGACGGCAAGCTGTATTATTTCGATGCCAACGGCGTAAAGCAGGACAACGTGACCTTTGGCATCGACGTGTCCAAGTATCAGTCCGGGCTGGACTGGAACAAGATCAAAAAATCCGGCGTGAGCTTCGTCATCATCCGCATCGGCTACCGGGGCTACGGCGCTGCGGGAAATCTGGTCAAGGACCCCATGTTCGAGGAGCACTTCACCAACGCCCGCAATGCGGGGTTGAAGGTGGGCGTGTATTTCTTTACGCAGGCCGTGAACGAAGCCGAGGCGCAGGAGGAGGCCGAGGGCTGCAACTGGGCGCTGAACGGCCGGATGCTGGACTACCCCATCTTCTACGACACCGAGGCTTCCACCGCCCCGGGCGGCACCGGCCGCGCCGACGGTCTGGGCGTCGAGGACCGCACCAAGTGCGCCATCGCCTTCTGCGAGCGGGTGAAGGAGCTGGGCTACAAGCCCGGCGTGTACGCTTCCACCACATGGTACCGCAAGCGGGTGGATTACAACACCCTGCGCAGCCGCTACACCATCTGGAACGCCCACTACGGCGTCTCCTCCAGCCCCATCGGCTGCGATCTGTGGCAGGGCACCGAGAAGGCCCGCATCAACGGCTACAACGGCGATCTGGACGCCAATATCAGCTACATCGGGTAAAAGAGACTAAACACCCCCGGTCAGCGGCGCAAGCCCTGACCGGGGGTGTTTTTATCATACTCCCCTGTTTTTGTGCATAAGCTGGTGGCAGAGTATGCAAGCGCAAATGGCGGGGAGGCATGGAGATATGTTTGTGGTAACACTGAGCAAAACGAGCCTGAAAAAGCTGGGAGCAGGGGCGGCGTGCTGCGCGCTGGTGGTGTTCAGCGCCATGCTGGGGCGGTTCATCAGTACCCGGACGGTGGCGGTAGCTGCCCCGGTGAACCGTATCGAGAGCGCACAGGACATCCAGACATGGTTCACCGGCTACGGACTGGAGGTGGACGGCGCGTCCATCACGGCGGATAAGGTCAAGATCCCCCGCAAATGGGACGACAGCTTTTCCGCTTTCAACGGGGTGGTGCAGCAGAGCGGCATGGACCTTGCCCGCTACAAGGGCAAAACGGTGGAAAAATGGTCGGCGCTGCTCCCGGCGGCAAGCAATGGCGAGACCAGCCGCTACGGGGTGCTGCTGGTGTACAAAAAGAAGGCGGTGGGCGCGTATCTGCTGGAAAAACCCTCCGGCACGGTGCTGGGGCTGCAGGACGCCCAGAACGAGCTGGCAAAGCAGACCTCCGGCGAGGATTACAGCGGCGACTGGGGCGAGCGGCACGATGAGCAGCTGACCGACAGCACCGCACAGCAGACCTCCGGCGAACCGGAGACAGCGCCCGAAGCCGCCCCGCAGGCAGCGCCCTACACCGAGCTGCCGCTGGACGCAGAAGGCTACCCTGTGGAATAGGGACGGCATTCGAGGGAAAAACGACCTTTTTTAAGCTCTTGTCCGGCAGTTGCACAAACTGCCTAGTTTTTACAAACGATTCGACAAAAATTAGGCAAAACACGGATTTTTGTAGCATCCGTATGTTCAAATATAACAAAAAATTCTTGTAAAAATCGGCAATATGAAACGGTGCAAAAAAACCGGTACGGGTTTATAATAGTAGTATACCGATCCCCGTTGATAAAGCCATGTTCCGGGGCTGAATGTGCAGTCCGGGCAGAGGGATCAAGTAGTAAGGAGAAAATGATTATGAAGGAATTTCAGTACACTGTTAAGGATGCCTGCGGCATCCATGCCCGTCCCGCCGGCCTGCTGGTCAAGACCGTGAAGGGCTTTGCAAGCACCGCTACCCTCGAGAAGGACGGCAAGAGCTGCGATATGCGCAAGCTGATGGCTCTGATGGGCATGGGCGTCAAGCAGGGCGAGACCGTGACCATCAAGGTCGAAGGCGATGATGAAGAAGCAGCCGCAGAGGCCATCCAGAAGTTCCTGAGCGAGAACGTCTGAGCCGCGGCTTAAAAGCCGAGCCCTCGCGGGGAAACTGCGGGGGCTTTTTTTGACAACACGCCGGGCGCTGCACGCCCGGCTGTAAGTGGAAGGAGAAAGTGCTATGCAGGTAGGCACCGGCAAAAGCGTACTCAATGGCATCGCCATTGGCAAGCTGAAGATCTATAAGAAAAAAGACACCGCGATTTCCACCGCTCCTGTGGCAGATACCGCCGCAGAACTGGAGCGTTTTGAAGCTGCCCGCCAGAAGGCCATTGAGCAGCAGACTGCCCTGTACGAAAAGGCACTGGCAGAAGCCGGTGAGGACATCGCCGAGGTGTTCAACATCCACGCCATGATGCTGGATGATGACGACTTTGTGGATGCCATCAAGGAGATCATCAACGGGCAGAAGATGTGCGCCGAGTACGCCGTCAAGACCGCCGGCAACAATCAGGCTGCGGTGTTCTCTGCCATGGACGACCCGTATCTGCAGGCCCGCAGCGCCGATGTGCTGGACATCGCGCAGGCCATGCTGGACATTCTGCAGGGGGTGGACAACGCTTCCCTGCAGGGCACCGAGCCCAGCATTCTGGTAGCCGAGGATCTGGCTCCCTCCGAGACCGTGCGCATGGATAAAAGCCTGCTGCTGGGCTTCATCACCCGCGAGGGCAGCTCCAACAGCCACACCGCCATTCTGGCACGCAGCATGAACATCCCCGCCCTGATCCAGTGCAAGGACATTCAGGACGACTGGGACGGCAAGATGGCTGTGGTGGACGGCTACAACGCCTGTGTGTATGTAGACCCCACCCCCGACCTGCTCAAGAGCCTGAAAAAGCGCCAGCAGGAGGACCAGAAGAAGCAGGCCCTGCTGCAGGAGCTGAAGGGCAAGCCCAACACCACGCTGGACGGCAAGACCATCAACGTGTTCGCCAACATCGGCGGCATGGGCGACGTTGGCGCAGTGCAGCAGAACGACGCCGGCGGCGTTGGTCTGTTCCGCACCGAGTTCGTCTACCTGAACTGCAAGGACTTCCCCACCGAGGACTACCAGTTCGAGGCTTACAAGCAGGTTGTGGAAAGCCTCGCCCCCCGCAAGGTGGTCGTGCGCACCTGTGATATCGGCGCAGACAAGACTGTGGATTATATGAAGCTGGATCACGAGGATAACCCCGCACTGGGCTACCGCGCCATCCGCATCTGCCTGACCCGCAAGGACTTCTTCAAGACCCAGCTGCGCGCGCTGCTGCGGGCTTCTGCCTACGGCAACATGAGCATCATGTTCCCCATGATCACCAGCCTGCGGGAGCTGCAGGACGCCAAGGCTGTTCTGGAAGAGTGCCGCGCCGAGCTGACCGCCGAGGGCGTCAAGATGGGGCAGAACATTGAAGTGGGCACCATGATCGAGACCCCCGCCGCCGTGTTCATCGCGGACGAGCTGGCCGCCGAGTGCGACTTCTTCTCCATCGGCACCAACGACCTGACCCAGTACACCTGTGCACTGGACCGCCAGAACGCAAAGCTGGAGCCCTTCTTCAACCCCCACCACCCCGCCGTGCTGCGCGCCATCAAGATGACCATTGAAGCCGGTCACCGCCATGGCATCTGGGTAGGCATCTGCGGCGAGCTGGGTGCCGACACCGCCCTGACCGAGACCTTCCTGCGCATGGGCGTGGACGAGCTGTCCATGAACGCCAAGAGCATCCTGCCGGTGCGCAAGATCATCCGCAGCGTAGACCTGAGCAAGCCCTCTGAGAAGGCCTGAACCTGGGCAGGACGATAAAAAACATTATTTTAAATTTCGGAAAGCCGGAGCGTCTGCGGACGCTCCGGCTTTCCATTTTCACGGATGGGATTTACCCCCTCAGTCTTTGCCGCCACACAAAAAAGCTCCCCCTTTCGGGGGAGCTGGCACGCCGTAAGGCGTGACTGAGAGGGTTCGCGCGGCGGGCATTTCCAATCATTTCTGCTGTTCCAGCATGGTCTGGATGCGGGTCTTGGCGCGGTAATAAGTCACCCGCGCCCATGCGGCATTGTGGCCAAAAATAGCCCCGATGCTCTCAAAGGGCAGCTCACCGAACACCCGCAGGCTGAACACCTCTTTGTAAGGCTCTTCCAGCGCGTGCAGACACTGGTGCACCGTAAAGGCGGCGTCTTTATCCACCAACAGCTGCGCGATATCCGGGCTGTCGGCGGCTTTTGTTTCGGCATCTTCCAGCGGGGCGGCGTGCTTTGCGCGGCGGCAGTGGTCGTAGTAGGCGTTGCGCGCCACGGTGAACAGCCACGCCCGCACATCCTGTTTTCCGTCATAATCCTTCAAACCGTCCAGCGCCCGGAAAAAGGTCTCCTGCGTCAGCTCCTCGGCCAGCGTCTCGCTGCGGGTAAGTCCCTGCAAAAACAGGCAGACGTCCCGGAAGTAGAGCCGGTAGATGGTTTCAATGTCCATAGTCAGCCCTTCTCAAACACGCCTTGTTCCTGTGTGACCACATCCTCAGATTCGTAAACATAGGTCTGCGTTCCATCCTCTTTTTTCAGGATGAACCGCTTCACCTGCTGACCGTCCCTGTAATAGAGGTTCTCATCGGCGCATTGCACCGTCAGCAGCTGTGTGCCGGAAACTGTGATGCTGGTATCAGAAGCCGATGTGCCCAGCAGCCCTTCCAGCGCAGCATGGATGTGCGGGAAGGTATAGCGTACCGCCCGGACGGTAACGGATGGTTTGCCCCAGTTAAAGGAGCCTTCCAGTTCCAGCCAGACGTTTTCGCCCTGCACTTCCAGCACACAGAGATTCGCCTCATTTTCTTTTTTGTTGTAAGTCCAAATCTTCGCCTGTTCTGCCGTCACCGGCGTTTTTGCGCCGCCCATCCAGAACACCAGCCCAAAGGCGCACAGCACTGCCAGAACCGCTGCCGCCGCTATGCGGATGCTCTTTTTCTGCAAGGTCTTTCGGATGCTCCGCAGCGGTGCATCCGGCTGGGGCTCCGGCTGCACCGGCACCGGCTTTTCCATCTGTTCCAGCTCTGCACGGCAGGCGGGGCACTCTGCAAGGTGCTGCTCCACCAGCGCACTGCTGGCGGGGCTGGCAAGTTTTTCGGCGTACAGGGGCAGTAAATCGCGGATCACGTCACATTCCAGTTTCATGGTCATTTTCTCCTTTGCGGGCTTTCGTGTGCCCTTTCACCCCAATAACGCACAAAGAGGAAAAACGTTACAGAAAAAACGCAAATTTACCCGACCGCGGTCTTTTCCCGCAGTTTTTTCGTTCCCTTGAGGAAGAGCCATACCAGCACTCCCAAAAGCAGGCAGATGCCAATGTGCATGGCGGCCATCATGTATTAGCCCTGAAAATCGAACCGCACCGTTCCGGCCATCAGGTAGGGCTGATGCCCCGCCTTATACAGGGTGACAAAGCAGGAGATGGCGTTGTACAGGCCGTACAGCCCCGCCGCTGCGCACACGATGACCCGCAGCAGCCTGCTTGTGATGAATCTTACGAACATAATTGCAGCTCCGTTCTCTCTCCGTCCTTGTAGCAGTAGATGCCGCCCGCGCGGGAGAAGTCCTTGTCCACCTCCACGCAGTCAAAGGCGCTGAAGGCCTGTTCAATTTTTTCGGGCGTGCAGACAAAGCCCCGGATCTTCAGGGCTGCATCCTCGCCCACCACCGCGTTCCACAGATGGATCGACCAGTAGCTGCAATTTTTGTTCACCGTCCATTTATCGTGCTGTTCCATGTAGTCCTCGATGACCTTCAGCTGCTCTTCCCCGATATTGGTGCTCAGGGACAACCTGCCGGAGTAGCGTCCGTAATTGGCGATATAGCACGGTTCCAGATCGAACAGCAGCCCCGAGAGCCCCGACACCGCCCAGACCGAGAAGGTGACCATCTCGCCGTCCGGGATGGCGCGGTCTTTCAGGTAGACCGTGTGCCCGGTGCGGTTGTCCAGCCCGATCCATGTATGCCCGAAACACTTGAGAAAGGGTTTGGATTCGCTCTTGCCGTCAAAGGTGGTGATGGAAAGGATAAGCCCCTCGGCCTCACAGGGCAGTGTGCGGGCAGTTTTGCCGGCGGCGGCGCTGCACCACAGCCCAAGGACTGCTGCGCACACCGAAAACAGCACCGCCCATGCAATGATCCTCTTTTTCAATGTCGTTCCTCCTGCATCTTACGGCTCAGTCGTTTTCCTTCCAGAACAAGCCGCCGGAGGTCTGGAACAGCAGCCGGGGGTTCACGCTTCTGCTGCCCAGCTTGAAGTCCATGGTCAGCTCTTCGCCCAGTGCGCCCACAGCCTGCCCCTTTTCCACGGTCTGGCCCTTGCTGACCGAAAGCTCCTGCAAGCCGTACAGGTAGCTGCGCAGCCCGCAGCCGTGGTCGATGACCACCGTATTGCCGGTAAGTTCCAGACTGCCCGCGAACACCACCGTGCCATTGGCCGCTGCGCGGCAGGGCGCGCCCGGGATGGTGTACAGCTTTGTGGAGTTGGAGCGGCTGCCCTGCTGACCGTTCGTTACCTTGATTTGTCCGTAGTCCACCAAAGTCATGGAGTCCTCAGCCGGGGGCACAAAGCCGCCCTGCCACTGCTTGGCGGTGGCGTCAGCCTCGTACAGCGGCCAGATGGCACTGCGGAACTGGGCGTTGGCGCTCTCCGGGGCGGGCTCCTCGGCTTCCACCTCTGCCGTACCAAAGTCCTTCGGCAGCACGGTCAGGGTGCGGGTGATGGTCTCGCCATTCACCGTGATGTTTATCTCGTGCCCGCCGGAGGAGGCGTTATAGGCTGCCGGGATATAGGCGCGCCAGCCCTCGGCGGCGCGCACGCACTGCACGCTGCCAAGGTCGGTCTCGATGGTGGGCACGGCGTCCCCGGTCATGCCAGAGATGCGCACGCCCACCGTGCCGCCCTGCTCCACCCGCTCAGTGGAAAGTTCCACCTCCGCGCTGGCCTGCAGGGTGAACCGGAAGCTATACCGGTACCAGCCGGTGGGCTTTGCGGGGCGCTCTAAACCCAGATTTTTGCGCAGCTGCCCGGTGCTGCCGCCCTCGAACTGGGTGATGACCCCGCCCTTGGGCACACGCCATGCGGTCAGTTCCGCCTTATACTCACCGTTCGCAGGGAAGAGGAAGTTCTGGTACTCCCCTGCGCTGCCCGCAAACAGCACATCCCCCGCCGCATTCTGGATGGTCAGGGCGGTGTAACAGGTCCAGTCCGGCAAGGCAAGCTCCGGGTGGGCGGTGTACAGCACCCCCAGCTTTTGCACGGTCAGGGTGGCGGGGCTGGCAAATACCTTATCCAGCTGCCCGCCAAGCAGCGGCACCTGCCAGCAGGAGCCGTTGGTTTCCAGTGCCTGCCCGCCGAACTGCGCCGCGCCGTCCGGGCAGCCGCCCTCAGTGGTAAAGGCATAGCTTACCCCCATCACAGCCGCCAGCAGCACCACCACACCCAGCGCCACACTGATGAGCCAAAGCAAAAAACGCTTCATGTTCCTTCTCCTTATGTACAAAAAGGGCGCACCGGGGCAAGTCCGTTCAGACAGACTGCTCCGTGCGCCCCGATGCGCTTATCTTCCCGGCAGTTTCCGGTATTCAGGGGATTACTCTGCCTCGGTCTCGTCCTCAGCAGCGGCTTCCTCCGGCTCTACGGTGGTTGCGTCATCCTCGCCGAACAGCAGACGCTCGTATTCGTCCAGCTCCTTCTCGCGGCGGTTCAGGTAAAGTGCCACAGCAGCCAGCGCACCAGCCACAGCAGCCAGAACAGCGATCACAGCGACCAAGCAAGATTTTTTCATAGATTCAGTACACTCCTTTTTGCAGTTGAAACGTTGTTTCAGCTTGATTTTTCCAGCGGGCGTCCCGCAAAAGGATCTTGATGCAAACGGCACCACTGCGCCGCTTTGTAACTTTTATTATACCCGTTCGCGTCCAAAATTACAACCGTTGCGCCCCAATTTTCACGCCCCGAAAGTGCTGCGGGGCACACTTTGGGCAGTGTGCCGGTTTTGGCGCAGTTCATTACAGCAAATTGCCAAACTTACAGCAGCAGAGGCTTATATGCCCGGAACGCCCCGGGCAGGGTGTAGGTGGTGCGCAGCTGCTCCCGGCTTGCCCAGACATAGCCCGCAGGCGCGGGCTGCGCCGGAACGTGCAGCTGCACGCCGGACATGAGCCACTCGATATGGGTAAAGATATGCTTTGCGGCGGGCAGGGCAGCGAGAGCTGCCGTGCCGGTGTCCAGCCCCAGTGCCGCCAGCCGCGCCAGCACCTCGGCCTGCAAAAGATGCTCGCCCTCCCACAAGACCGGCTGCCACAGCCCGGCCAGCAGCCCTTTTTGCGGCCGCTGCTGCACCAGAAAGCCCGCCGGGCTTTCCACCAGTGCCAGCGTTACCGGCACAAGTTTGCGGGGCTTCGGCTTTGCCTTCTGGGGCAGCTGGGCGGTGGTGCCCGCCGCCCGGGCAAGGCAGAGCTCTGCCAGCGGGCACTGCCCGCACAAAGGCGCGCCGTTGGGCACGCAGACCAGCGCGCCCAACTCCATCAGCGCCTGATTGTAATCCCCGGCCTTTTCCGGCGGCTGATGCTCCATGACCCGGGCGGTAAAGGCCTTTTTTACCGCCGGTTCTGTAATTACACCGGTGTCATTATACAGGCGGGAAAACACCCGCAGCACATTGCCGTCCACGGCGGGCACGGGCAAGCCGAAGCTGATGGACGCAATGGCACCGGCGGTGTACTCCCCGATGCCGGGCAGCGCGCGCAGGGCGGCGTAGTCGGCGGGCAGCTGCCCGCCGTACTGCGCACAGACGAGCTTTGCAGCCTTTTGCAGGTTGCGCACCCGGCTGTAATAGCCCAGCCCCTCCCACAGCTTATGCAGCTTTTCCTCCTCGCAGGCGGCAAGCGCGGGGATATCCGGCAGCTCTTCCAGAAAGCGGTAGTAATACGGCAGCACCGCCGACACCCGGGTCTGCTGCAGCATCACCTCGCTGAGCCACACATGGTAGGGGGTGGGGTCCTCCCGGAAGGGCAGGCTGCGGCGGTTCTTGTAAAACCAGTCCAAGAGGGCAGGCGAAATGTTTTCCACTTGTTTTGTGCTCCTTGTTGAAAAATGAAGAACAAGAAAGCCGCCGCAGAAGCGGCGGCTTTCTTTAGTTACAGTATGCGCGCTTCTCAGAAGCCGTATGCGGTGCGGGGGAAGGGCAGCACGTCACGGATGTTCTGGATACCGGTGAGGTACATGATCATGCGCTCAAAGCCCAAGCCGTAGCCTGCGTGCTCCACACCGCCGAACTTGCGCAGGTTCAGGTACCACTCGTAGTTGGTCTTGTCCATGCCCAGCTCGTCCATGCGGGCCACCAGCTTGCCGTAGTCCTCTTCACGCTGGCTGCCGCCGATCAGCTCGCCGATGCCGGGCACCAGCATATCTGCTGCCGCCACGGTCTTGCCATCGGCGTTTTGCTTCATGTAGAAGCTCTTGATCTCCTTGGGGTAGTCGGTGACGAACACCGGCTTTTTGTACACCACCTCGGTCAGGTAGCGCTCGTGCTCGGTCTGGATATCCACGCCCCACTCCACGGGGTACTGGAACTTCTTGTTGTTCTTTTTCAGAATTTCGATAGCCTCGGTGTAGCTGATGCGGGCGAACTCGCTGTTTGCCACCAGCTCCAGACGCTCGACAAGGCCCTTATCAATGAACTGGTTAAAGAAGGCCATCTCATCCGGGCAGTTGTCCAGCACATAGCGGATGACGTACTTGATCATAGCCTCGGCGTTGTCCATGTAGCCGTTCAGGTCGCAGAAGGCCATCTCCGGCTCGATCATCCAGAACTCGGCAGCGTGGCGGGTAGTAAAGCTCTTCTCGGCGCGGAAGGTGGGGCCAAAGGTGTACACCTTGCCAAAGGCCATCGCCATGGCCTCGGCTTCCAGCTGGCCGGAAACGGTCAGGTTGACCGGCTTTTCAAAGAAGTCCTTGCTGTAATCCACAGCGCCGTCCTCGGTCTTGGGCACATTGTCCAGATCCAGTGTGGTCACACGGAACATCTCGCCTGCACCCTCGCAGTCGGAAGCGGTGATCAGCGGAGAGTGGGCGTAGACAAAGCCGTTCTCCTGAAAGAACTTGTGGATAGCGTAGGCAGCCACGCTGCGCACGCGGAAGGCAGCGTTGAAGGTGTTGGTGCGGGGGCGCAGAGTGGGCATGGTGCGCAGATACTCCATGCTCATCTTCTTTTTCTGCAGGGGGTACTCGTCGGCGGGGCAGTCGCCCAGGATCTCCACGCTCTCGGCGTTCAGCTCAAAGGGCTGCTTTGCCTGCGGGGTGAGCACCAGCTTGCCCTTGATGCGCAGGCTGCTGTACAGACCGGTGTGGATGACTTCATCGTAGTTTGCCAGCTTTCCGGCTTCCAGCACGACCTGCAGGGTCTTGAAGCAGCCGCCGTCCGACAGGGCGATGAAGCCGATGTTCTTGGAGTCGCGGATGTTCTTGGCCCAGCCGCAGACGGTGATCTCGGTGCCGTCCGCCGGGGTGTTCTTGAACAGCGAAAGGATCTCGGTACGTTCCATAGTAGTTCTCCTTTTCGTCCTCTGTACAAAGAGGCTCGATCCTCTGCTTTGTCTGCGGGCACCGGGGTACCCGCAGACAAAGCCAAAAATAAAAAATAAAAGACAGCTTTTGCCCTGAAAGTTCAGGGCGAACAAGCTGTCTTATAATGTCCGCGGTGCCACCTGAATTACCGGAAGTGTCCGGTCGCTCACGCGCTCTTTGTTTAAGCGCTGTCCCTGTAACGCTGGACCTGCGGCGCACCTACTTTGCGGCAGACGCGCTGCCGTGTTCAGTTTGCTGCTCCCGGGTGTTCGTTCACGCGGCGCACGGGCGCGGCTCTCAGCTGTGCCGCACTCTCTGGGCCGGACGGCCCGCGCTACTTTTCCCGTTCCTTGCATTTGTTGTTTTAAAATAGCACGTTGGCGGCATTTTGTCAACCTCACCGCACGGCATTGAATAAAATTCTGCGTTTTTTCTTGTCAGAACGCCTTTTCTCTGGTAAAATGGAAAAAGCGGTATTCCGCAA harbors:
- a CDS encoding GH25 family lysozyme; protein product: MKKRFDRSGTARRKAAAAVAALTMALVLAVGGTGAATLLSAQPETLTVGAVVPHITAETPQASSPAAADPAPATESTAAAAPEQEAESTAQPQQTAPAPEQTEKPETAETAPAEPEEAAETPETPAQPAEDTALEEENSPAMLLEETPELAAQDPQAPAADGTAQNDTAAQHTPEDSVLLTPEQIQQALDSGALEDAEAQCIDLTDENSFFRWLFNWLFGIKDKEEEPVYSGWRTENGKTYYYAQGTNKKVTGLRSIDGKLYYFDANGVKQDNVTFGIDVSKYQSGLDWNKIKKSGVSFVIIRIGYRGYGAAGNLVKDPMFEEHFTNARNAGLKVGVYFFTQAVNEAEAQEEAEGCNWALNGRMLDYPIFYDTEASTAPGGTGRADGLGVEDRTKCAIAFCERVKELGYKPGVYASTTWYRKRVDYNTLRSRYTIWNAHYGVSSSPIGCDLWQGTEKARINGYNGDLDANISYIG
- a CDS encoding zf-HC2 domain-containing protein; the protein is MKLECDVIRDLLPLYAEKLASPASSALVEQHLAECPACRAELEQMEKPVPVQPEPQPDAPLRSIRKTLQKKSIRIAAAAVLAVLCAFGLVFWMGGAKTPVTAEQAKIWTYNKKENEANLCVLEVQGENVWLELEGSFNWGKPSVTVRAVRYTFPHIHAALEGLLGTSASDTSITVSGTQLLTVQCADENLYYRDGQQVKRFILKKEDGTQTYVYESEDVVTQEQGVFEKG
- a CDS encoding DUF4830 domain-containing protein, with product MFVVTLSKTSLKKLGAGAACCALVVFSAMLGRFISTRTVAVAAPVNRIESAQDIQTWFTGYGLEVDGASITADKVKIPRKWDDSFSAFNGVVQQSGMDLARYKGKTVEKWSALLPAASNGETSRYGVLLVYKKKAVGAYLLEKPSGTVLGLQDAQNELAKQTSGEDYSGDWGERHDEQLTDSTAQQTSGEPETAPEAAPQAAPYTELPLDAEGYPVE
- a CDS encoding HPr family phosphocarrier protein, coding for MIMKEFQYTVKDACGIHARPAGLLVKTVKGFASTATLEKDGKSCDMRKLMALMGMGVKQGETVTIKVEGDDEEAAAEAIQKFLSENV
- the ptsP gene encoding phosphoenolpyruvate--protein phosphotransferase gives rise to the protein MQVGTGKSVLNGIAIGKLKIYKKKDTAISTAPVADTAAELERFEAARQKAIEQQTALYEKALAEAGEDIAEVFNIHAMMLDDDDFVDAIKEIINGQKMCAEYAVKTAGNNQAAVFSAMDDPYLQARSADVLDIAQAMLDILQGVDNASLQGTEPSILVAEDLAPSETVRMDKSLLLGFITREGSSNSHTAILARSMNIPALIQCKDIQDDWDGKMAVVDGYNACVYVDPTPDLLKSLKKRQQEDQKKQALLQELKGKPNTTLDGKTINVFANIGGMGDVGAVQQNDAGGVGLFRTEFVYLNCKDFPTEDYQFEAYKQVVESLAPRKVVVRTCDIGADKTVDYMKLDHEDNPALGYRAIRICLTRKDFFKTQLRALLRASAYGNMSIMFPMITSLRELQDAKAVLEECRAELTAEGVKMGQNIEVGTMIETPAAVFIADELAAECDFFSIGTNDLTQYTCALDRQNAKLEPFFNPHHPAVLRAIKMTIEAGHRHGIWVGICGELGADTALTETFLRMGVDELSMNAKSILPVRKIIRSVDLSKPSEKA
- a CDS encoding PTS transporter subunit IIC produces the protein MSKLKEFLARKDIVISPQRYLIDALGAMAQGLFASLLIGTIIKTVGQQTGLALLVDLGGYATAMSGPAMACAIGWALHCPPLVLFSLITVGYSANALGGAGGPLAVLIIAIVAAELGKAVSKETKVDILVTPLVTIFAGVGLSMLIAAPIGAAASQVGTLIMWATEQAPLVMGILVSVIVGVALTLPISSAAICAALGLTGLAGGAAVAGCCAQMVGFAVMSYKENGVGGLVSQGLGTSMLQMGNIIKNPRIWIAPTLASAITGPLATCLFHFEMNGAAVSSGMGTCGLVGQIGVYTGWVSDIAAGTKAAITPMDWAAMALLCFVLPAVLSVVFCEVERKLGWIKDGDLKLN
- a CDS encoding RNA polymerase sigma factor, with the protein product MDIETIYRLYFRDVCLFLQGLTRSETLAEELTQETFFRALDGLKDYDGKQDVRAWLFTVARNAYYDHCRRAKHAAPLEDAETKAADSPDIAQLLVDKDAAFTVHQCLHALEEPYKEVFSLRVFGELPFESIGAIFGHNAAWARVTYYRAKTRIQTMLEQQK